The Shewanella sp. MTB7 genome includes a window with the following:
- a CDS encoding diguanylate cyclase, which translates to MKPREVIRLNEALIEHANAEIVRGFGWFVNFSCIFFVFIAVISTLKIDSISSKDYLMIIFGTSSVVFVVSYLRIILKLFNHDDLKLAYVNVFFILLAWLFLMLGLISIDDSFWSYVDFIAYTLLLAVLTCFYPSSRFFYSALLFLSLSMVTMHLYINRDDTLMFVVTYLIISFVLNRCRVCFAKYFYDGLASQHENCLLMSKLDNLAMRDGLTGVSNRKHLDDRLNIEIKRAKRCGKPLSMILLDVDYFKRYNQSVGHQAGDLCLIDIANILQTCIHRPDDMLARYGGEEFAILLPDTGLESAVRITKKVQDSLKAAKLLHPDSPIGGWATVSVGITLWEGQNNRTLIQQVENALSDAKLGGRNCYVVSS; encoded by the coding sequence ATGAAACCAAGAGAAGTGATACGTCTTAATGAAGCATTAATCGAACACGCTAACGCTGAGATAGTGCGTGGTTTTGGCTGGTTTGTTAACTTCTCATGTATCTTCTTTGTTTTTATTGCGGTTATCAGCACTCTTAAAATCGATTCCATTTCAAGTAAAGACTATCTCATGATCATTTTTGGCACTAGCAGTGTCGTTTTTGTGGTGTCTTATCTTCGGATTATACTCAAGTTATTTAACCATGATGACTTAAAGCTCGCTTACGTTAATGTTTTCTTTATCTTACTGGCTTGGTTATTTCTTATGCTGGGCTTGATTTCCATAGATGATAGCTTCTGGTCTTATGTTGATTTTATTGCCTATACATTATTGCTTGCAGTCCTGACCTGTTTTTACCCCAGCAGTCGTTTTTTTTACAGTGCTTTATTGTTTTTGAGCTTGTCTATGGTGACCATGCACCTTTATATAAACAGAGATGACACTCTCATGTTTGTTGTCACCTACCTGATTATCAGTTTCGTCTTGAATCGATGTCGTGTGTGTTTCGCAAAATATTTTTATGATGGCCTTGCGAGTCAGCATGAGAATTGTTTATTAATGTCGAAATTAGACAATCTTGCGATGAGAGACGGTTTAACTGGAGTTAGTAACCGTAAGCATCTTGATGACAGGCTAAATATTGAGATTAAGCGTGCCAAACGTTGTGGCAAACCGTTAAGCATGATCTTATTAGATGTCGATTATTTTAAGCGTTATAACCAAAGTGTGGGTCATCAGGCTGGGGATCTATGTTTGATTGATATTGCCAACATATTGCAAACATGCATCCATAGACCTGATGATATGCTTGCCAGATATGGTGGAGAAGAGTTTGCAATATTACTTCCTGATACCGGGCTAGAATCTGCTGTGAGAATTACCAAGAAGGTTCAAGATAGCTTAAAAGCGGCAAAACTGCTTCACCCTGATTCTCCTATAGGGGGCTGGGCCACCGTTTCTGTTGGGATCACGCTTTGGGAGGGGCAAAATAATCGAACGCTTATTCAGCAAGTTGAAAATGCTTTGTCTGATGCAAAGCTGGGTGGTCGTAACTGTTACGTGGTCTCGTCATAG
- a CDS encoding CBS domain-containing protein: protein MDSIKISNHMDRHPVLLTADMTMAAAVDALLERKKLGAPVVDDKGHLIGFLSQQDCMSVMLKSSYHCDLVATVSDCMRTDVLWVSPEDSILKLAEQMLGPKPKVYPVVEEGRVIGTINRTDVLNAINIYMQQCYLTPV from the coding sequence ATGGATTCTATAAAAATTAGCAATCATATGGATCGTCACCCTGTATTACTGACCGCTGATATGACCATGGCTGCCGCCGTAGATGCTTTATTAGAAAGAAAGAAACTCGGTGCTCCAGTGGTGGATGACAAAGGACATTTGATTGGTTTTCTGTCCCAGCAAGATTGCATGTCAGTGATGCTTAAGAGTAGTTACCACTGTGATCTAGTGGCCACCGTAAGTGACTGCATGCGAACTGATGTGCTTTGGGTATCACCAGAAGACAGTATTTTAAAATTGGCTGAACAGATGTTAGGCCCCAAACCTAAGGTCTATCCTGTGGTTGAAGAGGGCAGAGTTATCGGTACTATTAATCGTACTGATGTGCTTAATGCGATTAACATCTACATGCAGCAATGTTACTTGACACCTGTATAA
- the hyaA gene encoding nickel-dependent hydrogenase small subunit, with translation MDTHADLYRQGLARLDMLRRLSARTPNTLASKMIEHGITRRDFMKWSASVTAMLALPLPFSTLVAEAAELADRVPLIWLHMAECTGCSESLIRADTPNLDSLIFDHVSLEYHETLMAASGWQAEENLEHAMETYKGRYLLAVEGAIPTANNGSFLTVGCKGHTGLEIVKHAAEGAAAIISVGTCAAFGGVQAAHPNPTGAKGVHEVVNKTVINLGGCPPSEKNIVGTLMYYIMFGKLPALDMFNRPKWAYGARIHDNCERRGRFDAGEFVEEFGDQGAKEGYCLYKVGCKGPYTYNNCPTERFNHHTSWPVLAGHGCMGCSEPNFWDDMADFEKPLGRQLLHGVDATADTVGAVILGATAVGIGAHAVASIFAKPLEE, from the coding sequence ATGGACACACATGCGGACCTGTATCGACAGGGACTGGCGCGTCTGGATATGCTGCGAAGACTCTCAGCACGAACTCCAAATACGCTAGCAAGCAAAATGATAGAGCATGGTATTACACGCCGTGATTTTATGAAGTGGAGCGCATCGGTTACTGCCATGCTGGCCCTTCCTCTTCCATTTAGCACTTTGGTGGCAGAAGCTGCTGAGCTTGCCGATAGAGTTCCGCTTATCTGGTTACATATGGCCGAGTGTACTGGCTGCTCTGAATCTCTCATCAGAGCTGACACCCCTAACCTTGACTCTCTGATTTTCGACCATGTATCTTTGGAATATCACGAAACCTTAATGGCAGCATCAGGCTGGCAGGCAGAAGAAAACTTAGAACATGCGATGGAGACATACAAGGGCCGTTATCTTTTAGCCGTTGAGGGAGCAATACCTACAGCTAACAATGGCAGCTTTTTAACCGTCGGTTGTAAAGGTCATACTGGACTTGAGATAGTCAAACATGCAGCAGAAGGCGCGGCGGCCATTATTTCAGTTGGCACTTGTGCAGCATTTGGTGGTGTTCAAGCCGCACACCCTAACCCAACGGGAGCAAAAGGGGTTCATGAAGTCGTAAATAAGACTGTCATCAACCTTGGAGGCTGTCCACCCAGCGAAAAAAATATCGTCGGTACCCTGATGTATTACATCATGTTTGGCAAATTGCCCGCCTTAGATATGTTTAATCGACCGAAATGGGCCTATGGCGCCCGAATTCATGATAACTGTGAAAGACGAGGCAGATTCGATGCTGGTGAGTTCGTCGAAGAATTTGGCGATCAGGGAGCGAAAGAGGGTTACTGTCTCTATAAAGTCGGCTGTAAAGGCCCCTACACCTATAACAATTGTCCTACCGAACGCTTTAACCACCATACCAGCTGGCCAGTACTTGCCGGTCATGGCTGCATGGGCTGCTCAGAACCTAACTTTTGGGATGATATGGCCGATTTTGAAAAGCCACTGGGCAGGCAACTCCTCCATGGAGTGGACGCGACAGCAGATACTGTCGGTGCCGTTATTCTTGGCGCAACCGCTGTGGGCATAGGTGCTCATGCCGTTGCCAGTATTTTTGCCAAACCTCTGGAGGAGTAA
- the hyaB gene encoding nickel-dependent hydrogenase large subunit, which yields MSQRVVIDPITRIEGHLRIEVEVDENNTITKAWSSSTLWRGIEVILKGRSPMDVGLIVQRICGVCTYSHYRAGIEAVENALGTQIPLNAKYLRSLMQTSLYMHDHIVHFYHLHGLDWVDVVSALSADPAAAAAEAMKYTDTPIAAGEGELRAVQERVKGFVETGKLGPFANAYWGNGTYKFTPEQNLIALSHYLKALEVQRVAAEMLAIFGGKSPHPQSLVVGGVTSVRDMLSPARLQEWKQKHATVTDFIHRAYKADILMAAAAFKNEPSVLGGVNVKNFMSTNDFVLADGEFIFDQGVIMDGDLANVSDLNPDFIKEDVSHAWYKADGPQHPYDGTTIPDYTGFVERETVYGKLPTLDGDGKYSWVKSPRYQDEPVEVGPLASLLVSYARGNTVVVESVNGFLEASGLPVEALFTTLGRTAARMLQTIIVAEQGLKTFDAMLINMQSDESTYTKPYMDPDKEYAGHSMIEAPRGMLSHWIRIKGGLVENYQAVVPTTWNAGPVDANGKIGPYEASLIGLTLEDPTKPLEVIRIIHSFDPCMACSVHVMDFKGQELSEFRISPNGQ from the coding sequence ATGAGTCAACGTGTCGTAATCGATCCTATCACCCGTATCGAAGGTCACCTGCGTATTGAAGTTGAGGTTGATGAAAACAATACCATCACTAAAGCCTGGTCATCTTCAACCCTTTGGCGTGGAATCGAAGTTATCTTAAAAGGACGTAGCCCGATGGATGTCGGTCTTATCGTTCAACGTATTTGTGGTGTCTGTACTTACTCCCATTACCGTGCGGGAATAGAAGCAGTTGAAAATGCCCTAGGAACACAGATCCCCCTAAACGCCAAATACTTACGCTCATTAATGCAAACTTCTCTGTATATGCATGACCATATCGTGCACTTCTATCATCTCCATGGCTTAGATTGGGTCGACGTGGTGTCCGCATTAAGTGCCGATCCCGCCGCCGCCGCGGCCGAAGCAATGAAATACACAGACACGCCTATCGCTGCTGGTGAAGGCGAGTTAAGAGCCGTGCAGGAGAGAGTGAAAGGCTTTGTAGAAACAGGAAAGTTGGGACCATTTGCTAATGCTTACTGGGGAAATGGCACCTACAAGTTCACACCTGAACAAAACCTGATCGCTCTTTCTCATTACCTAAAGGCCTTGGAAGTTCAACGAGTCGCTGCCGAGATGTTGGCAATATTTGGTGGTAAGTCTCCACATCCACAATCTTTAGTGGTTGGCGGTGTGACATCCGTGCGAGACATGTTGAGCCCTGCTCGACTACAGGAATGGAAACAGAAACACGCCACTGTCACCGACTTTATCCATCGAGCCTATAAAGCCGATATCCTAATGGCCGCTGCCGCCTTCAAAAACGAGCCAAGTGTACTGGGCGGAGTCAATGTTAAAAACTTCATGTCCACCAATGATTTCGTGCTGGCTGATGGAGAGTTTATTTTCGATCAGGGCGTGATAATGGATGGCGATCTGGCCAATGTCAGCGATCTAAACCCTGACTTTATCAAGGAAGATGTAAGTCATGCCTGGTATAAAGCCGATGGCCCGCAACACCCCTATGATGGTACAACCATCCCCGATTACACCGGCTTTGTTGAACGCGAGACCGTATATGGCAAGCTGCCAACATTGGATGGTGATGGCAAATACTCTTGGGTGAAATCTCCACGTTATCAGGACGAGCCGGTAGAGGTTGGCCCTCTGGCTAGCTTGTTGGTCAGTTACGCCCGTGGCAATACCGTTGTAGTGGAATCTGTCAATGGCTTCTTAGAAGCTAGTGGCCTGCCGGTTGAAGCGCTTTTCACAACGTTAGGCCGCACTGCAGCACGCATGTTGCAAACGATAATTGTGGCCGAACAGGGATTAAAAACCTTCGATGCCATGTTAATTAATATGCAGTCTGATGAGTCAACCTATACCAAACCATACATGGATCCAGATAAAGAGTATGCAGGTCATTCAATGATTGAGGCCCCCAGAGGGATGTTAAGTCACTGGATCCGCATCAAAGGTGGATTAGTAGAAAACTATCAAGCCGTGGTGCCTACAACCTGGAACGCCGGTCCCGTTGATGCCAATGGCAAGATAGGCCCCTATGAAGCTTCTCTCATTGGTCTGACGTTAGAAGATCCGACTAAACCATTGGAAGTCATACGCATCATTCATTCCTTCGATCCTTGCATGGCATGTTCGGTACACGTAATGGATTTCAAGGGACAAGAGTTGAGTGAGTTTCGTATTTCGCCCAACGGCCAATAA
- the cybH gene encoding Ni/Fe-hydrogenase, b-type cytochrome subunit, with protein sequence MSHSATHTRALIFSPAIRIFHWFRALSILVLVVTGFYISWPFLVAPETTDVQVQSYIRFAHLVFGFMLTAVTLVRFYLFFFGKSDIERRSIKDVLSIKSWITQLKSYLWSGHLHKAGIYGPLQFVTYAAISFAALFICITGLVLYANVYHLGMGGMMWEPAAWITAQMGGLAQVRIWHHYLTWVFVIFTLIHVYMAVWSGIRFKHNSVDSIVSGYDYHKE encoded by the coding sequence ATGAGTCATTCTGCGACCCATACTCGAGCGTTAATTTTCAGTCCGGCGATCCGCATATTTCACTGGTTCAGGGCACTGTCGATACTGGTTCTAGTTGTCACAGGCTTTTACATCTCTTGGCCATTTTTGGTGGCTCCTGAAACAACTGATGTGCAGGTACAGAGCTATATCCGTTTCGCTCACTTAGTGTTCGGCTTCATGCTTACCGCTGTAACCTTAGTGCGTTTTTACCTGTTCTTTTTCGGTAAAAGTGACATCGAACGTCGCTCTATCAAAGATGTACTCAGTATAAAAAGTTGGATTACTCAGCTTAAGTCTTACTTGTGGAGTGGACATCTACATAAAGCAGGAATATATGGTCCGCTGCAGTTTGTCACTTATGCGGCGATATCCTTTGCAGCCCTCTTTATCTGTATTACAGGCTTAGTCCTGTACGCCAATGTTTATCACTTAGGCATGGGGGGCATGATGTGGGAGCCTGCTGCTTGGATAACGGCGCAGATGGGAGGATTAGCTCAGGTAAGAATTTGGCATCATTACCTCACTTGGGTATTTGTCATCTTTACCTTGATACATGTTTATATGGCTGTCTGGTCAGGGATCCGTTTTAAACATAACTCGGTGGACTCGATTGTATCGGGTTATGACTACCACAAAGAGTAG
- a CDS encoding HyaD/HybD family hydrogenase maturation endopeptidase has product MKILLLGIGNVLFADEGIGVHFVNYIEDNYQFSHSKHQLDITDGGTLAQGLIPTICQYDYMIVVDTVNASGVKPGEVYFFDFDKAPTEIDWQGSAHEVEMLQTLNMMDMVGDRPKTFILGVTPTVLEPMILGITASIEKAIPLMEQTLISHLEQLNFECKRINNISIHDLIPGSYKRGVLYTESLI; this is encoded by the coding sequence ATGAAAATATTGTTACTCGGAATAGGCAACGTCTTGTTCGCCGATGAAGGCATTGGCGTCCACTTTGTCAATTACATCGAGGATAATTATCAATTTAGTCACAGTAAACACCAACTCGACATTACTGATGGCGGTACATTAGCCCAAGGGCTTATCCCCACCATCTGTCAATACGACTATATGATTGTGGTTGATACCGTTAATGCCAGTGGCGTCAAACCTGGGGAGGTCTATTTTTTCGATTTCGATAAGGCACCGACAGAGATAGATTGGCAAGGAAGTGCCCATGAAGTAGAAATGCTGCAAACTTTAAATATGATGGATATGGTGGGTGATAGACCAAAGACCTTCATCTTAGGTGTTACTCCCACAGTGCTTGAGCCTATGATACTTGGGATAACAGCAAGCATCGAAAAAGCGATCCCCTTAATGGAGCAGACCTTAATATCTCATCTAGAACAACTCAATTTTGAATGTAAACGTATCAATAACATCAGCATTCATGACCTGATCCCTGGTTCTTACAAACGCGGTGTTCTATACACTGAGAGCTTAATATGA
- a CDS encoding Kae1-like domain-containing protein yields the protein MRNIRFEFTCSRPVPLYAHLCNQYLKSHELEITVGLSKFTYFIEARGDLKSLGQLADQIAQDFLLSVWLTESTILLIDSPMGSRAPLIGNIADGEFCQECVPLFGDNQSSQFGDISLRCDYCQGQSRLPEEYIGLSYADISNLSDTLISHKQVTLPGTPAISLSLSPQANTCRDHLLICNPNSLNALFHLQEHHVLALSSIEKPWITARPVSDHSTLTAPLYNLRFAHNRLLIVICEKLRQRGITWVYFNSENLEAPLAWVESAWCQLKTASQNKPVYLPFTDMAEPLHDKACYLGTTANWDKGRINCATTPSTTDSEVTTIDRQDAATCALLAGNLEYNEQKNSAVLYFSRCNSSQIVTLDGKRNLELFFSFPELPSTGYDIYYHLEQSPQRQVIEKFKHNFPQDYMRLLDLNLAKPTDNLHTLWAIAAIILGLPAKDLSKKSLSDALISSAMAHRGANSPRIDYPLTRGEAHRSLNWCKTLGSLISFRLADDKDHHKLAYAMHDSLADFIANWIEHLDQNIGIGSVILAGDEFADQVLSQRISLRLGKNFALKVNRQLDIDGNNLAIGGLYLKKRRLSPQGANR from the coding sequence ATGAGAAATATTCGATTTGAATTCACCTGCTCCAGACCCGTACCTCTGTATGCTCACCTTTGCAATCAATACCTGAAAAGCCATGAATTAGAGATCACTGTAGGGCTTAGCAAGTTCACTTATTTTATTGAAGCAAGAGGCGATCTTAAATCTTTAGGCCAACTTGCCGATCAAATTGCTCAAGATTTCCTACTTTCAGTTTGGCTAACAGAGTCAACCATCTTATTGATTGATAGCCCCATGGGAAGTAGAGCACCACTTATTGGAAATATTGCTGATGGTGAATTTTGTCAGGAGTGCGTGCCGCTATTTGGCGATAACCAGTCATCGCAGTTTGGTGATATCTCTCTACGATGCGATTACTGCCAGGGCCAATCTCGCTTGCCAGAGGAATATATTGGTCTCTCTTATGCTGATATATCCAACCTGAGTGACACCTTGATTTCCCACAAGCAAGTGACTTTGCCGGGTACTCCTGCAATCAGTCTCAGTCTCAGCCCACAAGCCAACACTTGCCGGGATCACCTGCTAATCTGTAATCCAAATAGTTTGAATGCCTTATTTCACCTGCAGGAACACCATGTGCTGGCCCTGTCTAGCATAGAGAAGCCTTGGATCACAGCCCGTCCGGTAAGCGATCACTCAACGTTAACCGCGCCTCTATATAACCTACGCTTTGCCCACAATCGGTTATTAATCGTGATCTGTGAAAAACTAAGACAAAGAGGGATCACTTGGGTTTATTTCAATTCAGAAAACTTAGAAGCCCCACTCGCTTGGGTTGAATCTGCCTGGTGTCAACTCAAAACAGCTAGCCAAAACAAACCAGTATATCTCCCCTTTACGGATATGGCAGAACCTCTGCATGATAAGGCCTGTTATCTTGGTACGACTGCCAACTGGGATAAGGGCCGAATAAACTGCGCCACTACCCCAAGTACCACAGACAGTGAAGTCACGACGATAGATCGACAAGATGCTGCTACCTGTGCCCTTCTGGCTGGAAACCTTGAATACAATGAACAGAAAAATAGCGCCGTCCTCTATTTCAGCAGATGCAATAGCAGCCAAATAGTGACCTTGGATGGCAAACGAAATCTTGAGTTATTTTTCTCTTTTCCAGAACTTCCTAGCACAGGCTACGATATATATTATCATTTAGAACAGAGCCCTCAGCGCCAAGTTATTGAGAAGTTTAAACATAACTTCCCGCAGGATTATATGCGCCTGCTGGATCTTAATTTGGCTAAACCAACTGATAATTTACACACCCTCTGGGCCATCGCGGCCATCATTCTTGGGCTCCCCGCTAAAGACCTGTCAAAAAAATCGCTCTCAGATGCATTGATCAGCTCCGCCATGGCTCACCGTGGTGCTAACTCCCCCCGAATAGATTATCCCTTAACGCGTGGAGAAGCACACCGAAGCTTAAACTGGTGTAAAACATTGGGATCCCTGATTAGCTTTCGCCTTGCCGATGACAAAGATCATCATAAGCTGGCATATGCCATGCATGATTCACTTGCAGACTTCATCGCTAACTGGATCGAACATTTAGATCAAAACATAGGGATCGGCAGCGTCATTCTTGCTGGTGATGAATTTGCGGATCAGGTACTAAGTCAGCGGATCTCGCTCCGGTTGGGCAAAAACTTTGCTCTTAAAGTAAATAGACAACTCGACATTGATGGAAATAATTTAGCCATCGGCGGCTTATATCTCAAAAAAAGACGATTAAGCCCACAAGGTGCTAACAGGTGA
- the hypF gene encoding carbamoyltransferase HypF, whose translation MNINLAEDMIRISLVVTGIVQGVGFRPFVYRHATERNLTGFVLNNNQGVTIEVQGVSANVSDFIHQFSEPPPLARIDSIKQGQLANDNQCTQFVIKESYNQLDAVAALSPDKSTCCDCLAEMNDPTNRHYRYPFVNCTNCGPRYSLINALPYDRKYTSMAHFSMCPDCERSYQDPMDRRYHAQPISCPHCGPQLRFQSNQGVALFDENLALEHAAKRLLNGDILAIKGLGGFHLVCDATNDNTVRRLRERKKRPSKPLAVMMPGIEMAKMWVTGTKFEWTQLAKIERPIVLMNKADDIDSSQTLILSSSIAPDIDKLGVFLPYTPVHQQLLDLVNRPLVATSANRSGEPIICDLGEIQAQLSGVFDGILDHNRPILNACDDSVIQCIGNEVQILRLARGYAPFSILSPYTLPSHMLAVGAQQKNSIALAFANQLVLSPHIGDLFSVEAEQYFTHTLATFERLYRFKPRFICRDLHLDYAPSKWTQACCEQDAGLTQIPVQHHYAHILSVMATNQYTDRVLGFSFDGTGLGTDGTLWGGEAMIADIKGFTRVCHLKTFRLIGGEQAIKDPKRILLALLFQQYSLKQVLALPLNIIKNCDPNLINNLHKIWSSGRSSIECSSMGRLFDAVAILLDLIETNQYEGQAGMLLEAAANRFEDKADSLLESTANQIEDSQFSKLHFTLPIMEGMWDTDHLLTQLITATTATELTEQRIGLIAKEFMICISNAVCELAQSYPENPIVLSGGVFQNRFLSEACHSQLEKQQNIRLDSQKVPLNDGGIALGQLWFGLHQTDEGLTKTSQLN comes from the coding sequence ATGAATATTAACTTGGCAGAAGATATGATCAGAATCTCGCTAGTGGTGACGGGCATAGTCCAAGGGGTTGGTTTCAGACCCTTTGTTTACCGTCACGCCACCGAGCGAAACTTGACCGGTTTTGTGCTGAATAATAATCAGGGTGTGACCATAGAAGTTCAAGGGGTCTCCGCTAATGTCAGTGACTTTATCCACCAATTTAGTGAACCTCCGCCGCTTGCACGCATCGACTCAATAAAGCAAGGGCAACTTGCTAATGATAACCAATGCACTCAGTTTGTTATCAAGGAGAGTTACAATCAACTCGACGCTGTAGCGGCCCTCTCTCCAGATAAGAGTACCTGCTGTGATTGCTTGGCTGAAATGAACGATCCCACCAATCGCCATTATCGCTACCCATTTGTTAACTGCACTAACTGCGGCCCAAGATACTCATTGATCAATGCCCTCCCCTATGACAGAAAATACACTTCAATGGCGCATTTTTCCATGTGTCCTGACTGCGAGCGCAGTTATCAAGATCCCATGGACAGACGGTATCATGCTCAGCCTATTAGCTGTCCTCACTGCGGACCACAATTGCGCTTCCAGTCCAATCAGGGAGTGGCATTATTTGATGAAAATCTGGCATTAGAGCATGCCGCAAAACGACTATTAAATGGCGATATTCTAGCCATTAAAGGCTTGGGTGGATTTCATCTTGTTTGTGACGCCACCAATGACAACACAGTGCGTCGCTTGCGAGAGCGAAAAAAGCGTCCTAGTAAACCGCTAGCCGTGATGATGCCAGGCATAGAGATGGCAAAAATGTGGGTAACAGGTACGAAATTTGAGTGGACACAGTTAGCTAAAATAGAGCGTCCCATCGTCTTGATGAACAAAGCTGACGATATCGACAGTTCCCAGACTCTTATATTGAGCTCCTCAATCGCACCGGACATAGACAAACTGGGGGTGTTTTTACCCTATACTCCCGTTCACCAGCAACTCTTGGATTTGGTTAATCGTCCTCTGGTGGCCACCAGTGCCAACCGCTCAGGAGAGCCCATTATCTGTGATTTAGGTGAGATACAGGCACAGCTTTCTGGTGTCTTCGATGGCATACTTGATCACAACCGCCCCATACTCAATGCCTGTGACGACAGTGTCATTCAGTGCATCGGCAACGAAGTGCAGATCCTGCGTCTTGCACGAGGTTATGCTCCCTTTAGCATCTTATCTCCTTATACCTTACCATCCCATATGCTGGCGGTCGGCGCACAGCAAAAAAACAGCATCGCCTTAGCTTTTGCTAACCAACTTGTGCTTAGCCCACATATTGGCGATCTATTTTCGGTGGAAGCAGAGCAATACTTTACCCATACGTTAGCGACATTTGAACGCCTCTATCGCTTTAAACCTAGATTTATTTGTCGTGATCTCCATCTTGACTATGCGCCCTCTAAATGGACTCAAGCCTGCTGTGAGCAAGATGCTGGTTTAACGCAAATACCAGTACAACATCACTATGCCCATATTTTAAGTGTGATGGCGACCAATCAATATACCGATAGAGTATTAGGTTTCAGCTTCGATGGTACAGGACTCGGTACCGATGGAACTCTGTGGGGCGGTGAGGCCATGATTGCTGATATCAAAGGGTTTACCCGAGTTTGCCACCTTAAAACCTTCCGTTTAATTGGTGGTGAACAAGCCATTAAGGATCCTAAACGCATTCTGCTGGCGCTGTTATTCCAACAATATTCACTTAAGCAAGTGTTGGCTCTGCCACTAAACATCATAAAAAATTGTGATCCAAACTTAATTAACAACTTACACAAAATATGGTCAAGTGGCCGCTCCTCTATTGAGTGCTCCTCCATGGGACGTTTATTTGATGCCGTCGCCATCTTGCTTGATTTGATTGAAACCAATCAATATGAGGGGCAAGCGGGTATGTTACTTGAAGCTGCAGCGAATCGATTTGAAGATAAAGCAGATAGCTTACTTGAAAGCACAGCGAATCAAATTGAAGACTCACAGTTCAGCAAGCTTCATTTCACTCTGCCCATTATGGAAGGGATGTGGGATACGGATCACTTGCTTACACAACTCATCACCGCCACGACAGCAACAGAATTAACGGAACAGAGAATCGGGCTTATCGCAAAGGAATTTATGATCTGCATCAGCAATGCAGTCTGTGAATTAGCCCAAAGCTATCCCGAGAACCCCATCGTACTGAGCGGTGGCGTGTTTCAGAATCGATTTCTAAGTGAAGCATGTCATTCACAACTAGAAAAACAGCAAAACATTCGATTAGACAGTCAAAAAGTGCCGCTTAATGACGGTGGAATCGCCCTTGGGCAGCTTTGGTTTGGGCTACATCAAACTGATGAAGGCTTAACTAAAACATCTCAATTAAATTGA
- the hypB gene encoding hydrogenase nickel incorporation protein HypB codes for MCKDCGCSLTRPSHKNSGHAHEHNTHSELHSNPQLNDKKTLSVIHKILDKNDVEAGHNRAHFNAHGVTAFNMMSSPGSGKTTLLEHLHEYTELNYAVIEGDLETSRDADRLKAKGIDAYQIQTGSACHLDAFMVHGALHHIKLDNLDICFVENVGNLVCPASYDVGTHLNIVLVSIPEGDDKVEKYPVMFRRADLILITKCDLLAHFDFSIEEAKTQISKLNPNVDVIEISVKDPDSMSQLANWLKAHQRGV; via the coding sequence ATGTGTAAAGATTGCGGTTGTTCATTGACTCGTCCCTCCCACAAAAATAGCGGACATGCCCATGAGCATAATACTCACAGCGAACTACATAGTAACCCGCAACTCAATGATAAAAAGACCTTGTCGGTGATCCATAAAATTTTAGATAAGAATGATGTCGAAGCGGGACATAATCGCGCGCATTTTAATGCCCACGGAGTGACTGCATTTAATATGATGAGTAGTCCAGGCAGTGGCAAGACCACATTATTAGAGCACCTTCACGAATACACCGAACTGAACTACGCGGTAATCGAAGGCGATCTTGAAACTTCACGGGATGCAGACAGGCTGAAAGCTAAAGGGATCGATGCTTATCAAATTCAAACGGGATCAGCCTGCCACCTCGATGCATTTATGGTCCACGGCGCCCTACACCATATTAAGCTCGATAATCTGGACATCTGTTTTGTAGAAAATGTCGGTAACTTGGTCTGCCCCGCCTCCTATGACGTTGGCACTCATCTTAATATTGTGCTGGTCTCTATTCCTGAAGGCGATGACAAGGTTGAGAAATACCCGGTGATGTTTCGCAGGGCAGATCTAATTTTGATCACCAAATGCGACCTGTTAGCTCACTTTGATTTCAGCATTGAAGAGGCGAAGACACAGATCAGCAAACTCAACCCCAATGTCGATGTCATCGAGATTTCAGTTAAAGATCCAGATTCTATGTCGCAGCTTGCTAATTGGCTGAAAGCTCATCAAAGAGGAGTTTAA